Proteins found in one Quercus robur chromosome 2, dhQueRobu3.1, whole genome shotgun sequence genomic segment:
- the LOC126713474 gene encoding uncharacterized protein LOC126713474 — protein MMVQIAECTHVHIQPRLSPTPSPISLSFSCRTPKFETKTNKTWKTQAVKLGAVTASASISGSGSLNSTACEQLVPENDAKKKRVFFLDVNPLCYVGSTPSLRSFGHWVSLFFSQVSHSDPVIAVLDGEGGSEHRRQLLPSYKAHRMKFLRQLPASQRFSRGHVGKSHGVIMDVFRKCNVPVIKLEGYEADDVVATLAGQVLQQGYRVVIASPDKDFKQLISEDVQIVMPLAELDRWSFYTLKHYIAQYDCNPCCDLSLRCIVGDDVDGVPGIQHVAPGFGRKTALKLLKKHGSLENLLNAAAVRTVGRQYAQDALTKHADYLRRNYKVLALRRDVDVQLKEEWLVKRETHNDSTALYNFFKLLEGTKKLTHQSHGSYFSNG, from the exons ATGATGGTACAAATTGCGGAGTGTACCCACGTTCACATTCAGCCTCGTCTCTCTCCCACCCCATCACCcatttcactctctttctcatgTAGGACTCCGAAATTCGAAACAAAAACGAACAAAACATGGAAAACACAAGCAGTGAAGCTTGGTGCTGTCACTGCTTCTGCTTCCATTTCTGGTTCTGGGTCTTTGAATTCAACAGCTTGTGAGCAATTGGTGCCAGAAAACGACGCAAAGAAGAAAAGGGTGTTTTTCTTGGATGTTAATCCTCTTTGTTATGTGGGAAGCACGCCCAGTTTACGTTCTTTCGGTCACTGggtctctcttttcttctctcaagTCAGCCATAGCGATCCTGTCATTGCT GTTCTTGATGGGGAGGGTGGTAGTGAGCATCGCCGACAGTTATTACCTTCATATAAAGCACACAGGATGAAATTTTTAAGACAATTACCAGCTTCACAAAGATTTTCAAGGGGTCATGTTGGAAAGTCGCATGGAGTCATCATGGATGTTTTTAGAAAATGCAATGTGCCA GTCATAAAACTTGAGGGCTATGAAGCAGATGATGTTGTAGCTACACTTGCAGGACAAGTTCTACAACAAGGCTATCGGGTGGTAATTGCCTCTCCTGATAAAGATTTTAAGCAATTGATTTCAGAAGATGTCCAAATTGTTATGCCTTTAGCAGAGTTAGACCGATGGTCCTTTTACACCCTAAAGCACTACATAGCTCAATATGATTGCAATCCGTGCTGTGATTTGAGCCTTA GATGCATTGTGGGTGATGATGTTGATGGTGTTCCTGGGATCCAACATGTGGCCCCTGGATTTGGTCGAAAGACTGCCCTAAAGCTTTTAAAAAAGCATGGTTCATTGGAAAATTTACTAAATGCTGCTGCAGTGAGAACTGTTGGACGACAGTATGCTCAAGATGCCCTTACAAAGCACGCTGATTACCTGCGGAGGAATTACAAGGTTCTTGCCTTGAGGAG GGATGTTGATGTTCAACTTAAAGAGGAATGGTTGGTTAAGAGAGAAACACACAATGATTCAACTGCTCTttataatttcttcaaattgtTGGAAGGAACTAAGAAGCTCACACATCAATCTCATGGATCTTATTTTTCAAATGGCTAA
- the LOC126713475 gene encoding tetratricopeptide repeat domain-containing protein PYG7, chloroplastic isoform X1, which translates to MLLQTTISSSPPLQMQHQLHLSHSHSLLPFGSLQPKPYKLSLQAIVQRNGAPVLINSTTGYGVNLIRFPNFQIFQRELAMEFLTLKNSEKCVRNHLIIEDIEDGKRPLNWVSVFSFAQTFWLIHAQVAHASEKISTNAVYEIGELFELGIQLSYLLLLLGLLGAGTFFVIRQVLVRRELDLSAKELQEQVRSGDASATEYFELGAVMLRRKFYPAATKYLLQAIEKWDGDDQDRAQAYNALGVCYVRDGKLDKGIKQFETAVRIQPGYVTAWNNLGDAYEKKKEYNSALKAFEEVLLFDPNNKVARPRRDALKDRAKMYKGVSVKSKDR; encoded by the exons atgcttctcCAAACCACCATATCATCATCTCCACCACTTCAAATGCAACACCAACTCCAtctctctcattctcattcTCTTCTTCCATTTGGGTCTCTCCAACCCAAGCCTTACAAGCTCTCTCTCcag GCTATTGTTCAGCGCAATGGTGCACCAGTTTTGATAAACTCTACAACAGGCTATGGAGTGAACCTTATTAGATTTCCCAATTTTCAG ATATTTCAAAGGGAATTGGCAATGGAATTCCTTACTTTAAAAAACTCTGAGA AATGTGTAAGGAACCATTTGATTATTGAAGATATTGAAGATGGGAAAAGACCATTAAATTGGGTATCTGTGTTCTCATTTGCACAAACCTTTTGGTTGATTCACGCGCAAGTGGCACATGCAAGTGAAAAAATCAGCACAAATGCGGTTTATGAGATTGGAGAGTTATTTGAATTAGGAATCCAGCTATCATATTTGCTACTATTATTAGGTTTGCTTGGGGCTGGAACCTTCTTTGTGATTCGTCAAGTCCTTGTACGCAGAGAACTTGATCTTTCAGCTAAAGAATTGCAG GAACAGGTAAGAAGTGGTGATGCCAGTGCAACCGAGTATTTTGAACTTGGTGCGGTGATGCTGAGGAGGAAATTTTATCCAGCTGCTACTAAGTATTTGCTTCAGGCAATTGAGAAATGGGATGGAGATGATCAAGATCGTGCACAG GCTTACAATGCGCTAGGGGTCTGTTATGTACGCGATGGGAAGCTTGACAAGGGAATTAAACAATTCGAAACAGCTGTGAGGATTCAGCCAGGCTATGTCACAGCTTGGAACAACCTTGGTGATGCCtatgagaagaagaaagagtacaATTCTGCTCTCAAAGCATTTGAAGAAGTGCTGCTTTTTGACCCTAACAATAAGGTGGCACGACCTCGACGAGATGCTTTGAAGGACCGTGCAAAAATGTATAAAGGAGTTTCTGTGAAATCAAAGGACAGATGA
- the LOC126713477 gene encoding protein SENSITIVE TO PROTON RHIZOTOXICITY 1 produces the protein MDHKEMPCPTADTWGKSFPSGNELLKNISSDDTPLTSSQRSQQKWEDPSMLDYNTRIEPPFQDFKQRSETQSSLPCNPNNHNKVTDEEDVQMNGTIQTEKIQDWDPRAMLNNLTFLEQKIHQLQDLVHLIVGRRSQALGRPDELVAQQKQLITADLTSIIVQLISTAGSLLPSVKPLSGTTPTGQLGQLGGLFLPSTVGPNGSVQLQNNGGSKVSDQSNQMDITVNCGNEQNYNMEEHESKDDEDADEGENLPPGSYEILQLEKEEILAPHTHFCTICGKGFKRDANLRMHMRGHGDEYKTPAALAKPNKEATSEPMLIKRYSCPYAGCKRNKEHKKFQPLKTILCVKNHYKRTHCDKSYTCSRCNTKKFSVIADLKTHEKHCGKDKWLCSCGTTFSRKDKLFGHIALFQGHTPAIPLEETKGPTVPPDRGEGNEAINKVRSINFNFGSNAPNGNEVQNTADVKGNIEDPTGYFSPLNFDTWNFGGFHEFPRPPYEDSESSLSFLIPGSCNYTVPGSCNYTQKTGAESSSNNPE, from the coding sequence ATGGATCACAAAGAGATGCCATGTCCAACTGCAGACACCTGGGGAAAGTCTTTCCCTTCAGGGAATGAATTACTTAAGAATATCTCCTCCGATGACACACCTCTTACCAGTTCTCAGCGTTCTCAGCAGAAATGGGAGGATCCCTCCATGTTAGATTACAACACTAGAATTGAACCACCTTTCCAAGATTTCAAGCAACGGTCTGAAACCCAATCTTCACTTCCTTGTAACCCTAATAATCATAATAAGGTTACAGATGAAGAAGATGTTCAGATGAATGGAACAATTCAAACAGAGAAAATCCAAGACTGGGATCCAAGAGCAATGCTAAATAATCTCACTTTCCTGGAGCAAAAGATACATCAGCTCCAGGATTTAGTGCATTTGATTGTTGGCAGGAGAAGCCAAGCATTGGGGCGACCAGATGAACTTGTAGCTCAGCAAAAGCAGCTCATCACTGCTGATCTTACTTCAATTATTGTTCAGTTGATCTCTACTGCAGGTAGTCTTCTCCCATCTGTGAAGCCCCTTTCCGGCACTACTCCTACTGGACAGCTTGGACAGCTTGGTGGGCTCTTCTTGCCTTCCACAGTAGGCCCGAACGGCAGTGTTCAGCTGCAAAATAATGGTGGAAGCAAGGTTTCTGATCAGTCTAACCAGATGGATATAACTGTTAATTGTGGGaatgaacaaaattacaatatgGAAGAACATGAATCAAAAGATGATGAAGATGCGGATGAAGGAGAGAACCTTCCACCTGGTTCCTATGAAATCTTACagttagaaaaagaagaaatccTTGCACCTCACACCCACTTTTGTACGATATGTGGGAAGGGTTTCAAGCGGGATGCAAATCTACGGATGCACATGCGTGGTCACGGGGATGAGTACAAAACCCCAGCAGCCCTTGCAAAACCCAATAAAGAGGCCACCTCTGAACCGATGCTTATTAAGAGGTATTCCTGCCCATATGCTGGCTGCAAGCGGAACAAGGAGCACAAAAAGTTTCAGCCTCTGAAGACTATTCTATGTGTCAAAAACCATTATAAAAGGACTCATTGCGATAAAAGCTATACTTGCAGCAGATGCAATACCAAAAAATTCTCAGTTATTGCAGACCTCAAAACTCATGAAAAGCATTGTGGCAAGGATAAATGGCTTTGTTCCTGTGGCACAACATTCTCAAGGAAAGACAAGCTTTTTGGACACATTGCTCTTTTCCAAGGACACACTCCTGCCATTCCCCTTGAAGAAACTAAAGGCCCAACTGTACCACCTGATCGAGGGGAAGGCAATGAAGCAATAAATAAGGTCAGAagtataaatttcaattttggcTCCAATGCTCCCAATGGGAATGAAGTACAAAATACTGCTGATGTGAAAGGAAATATTGAGGATCCAACCGGATATTTCTCGCCATTGAACTTTGATACATGGAATTTTGGTGGGTTTCATGAGTTCCCTCGACCCCCATATGAAGATTCAGAGAGTTCTTTATCTTTTCTTATACCAGGGTCATGTAATTACACTGTGCCAGGGTCCTGTAATTACACTCAGAAAACTGGGGCAGAATCAAGTTCTAATAATCCCGAGTGA
- the LOC126713475 gene encoding tetratricopeptide repeat domain-containing protein PYG7, chloroplastic isoform X2 produces MEFLTLKNSEKCVRNHLIIEDIEDGKRPLNWVSVFSFAQTFWLIHAQVAHASEKISTNAVYEIGELFELGIQLSYLLLLLGLLGAGTFFVIRQVLVRRELDLSAKELQEQVRSGDASATEYFELGAVMLRRKFYPAATKYLLQAIEKWDGDDQDRAQAYNALGVCYVRDGKLDKGIKQFETAVRIQPGYVTAWNNLGDAYEKKKEYNSALKAFEEVLLFDPNNKVARPRRDALKDRAKMYKGVSVKSKDR; encoded by the exons ATGGAATTCCTTACTTTAAAAAACTCTGAGA AATGTGTAAGGAACCATTTGATTATTGAAGATATTGAAGATGGGAAAAGACCATTAAATTGGGTATCTGTGTTCTCATTTGCACAAACCTTTTGGTTGATTCACGCGCAAGTGGCACATGCAAGTGAAAAAATCAGCACAAATGCGGTTTATGAGATTGGAGAGTTATTTGAATTAGGAATCCAGCTATCATATTTGCTACTATTATTAGGTTTGCTTGGGGCTGGAACCTTCTTTGTGATTCGTCAAGTCCTTGTACGCAGAGAACTTGATCTTTCAGCTAAAGAATTGCAG GAACAGGTAAGAAGTGGTGATGCCAGTGCAACCGAGTATTTTGAACTTGGTGCGGTGATGCTGAGGAGGAAATTTTATCCAGCTGCTACTAAGTATTTGCTTCAGGCAATTGAGAAATGGGATGGAGATGATCAAGATCGTGCACAG GCTTACAATGCGCTAGGGGTCTGTTATGTACGCGATGGGAAGCTTGACAAGGGAATTAAACAATTCGAAACAGCTGTGAGGATTCAGCCAGGCTATGTCACAGCTTGGAACAACCTTGGTGATGCCtatgagaagaagaaagagtacaATTCTGCTCTCAAAGCATTTGAAGAAGTGCTGCTTTTTGACCCTAACAATAAGGTGGCACGACCTCGACGAGATGCTTTGAAGGACCGTGCAAAAATGTATAAAGGAGTTTCTGTGAAATCAAAGGACAGATGA